The DNA sequence ACCGTCGGCGAAACGGTCGCTTTGGCGGTGCGGCGTTTACGCCAAGAACGGATCGGCCTGGAGCTGGCGGCTTCGCTCACTTCCGCCGAGGTCGACTGGCTTGATGCTGACCTCGGGTGACATCATCGAACTCGACCTCGGGGCACCATCGGGACGAGAGGCTGGATTCCGTCATCCAGCAGTGGTGTTGACCGCCCAAAGAATCCTTGAGAGGCAACCTAACGTGATTCAGGTCGTGCCATTGACCACCACCGCCCGCGGCTTCGGCTCTGAGGTTCTCATCGAACCCGATGAAGCCAACGGTCTCGTGCGGCCTTCGTCGGCGCAATGCCAACACATCCGGGCCGTGGCGACCAGTCGGATCGAGGGCGTTGTGGGTAATGTCGGTCCAGTCGCGCTTACCCAGATTCGCGAAACGGTTGGGTTGATTCTCGACCTCCCTACTTAGTCAACTCACCGGGAACGCTGCCGGTCCGCGAGGAGTTGAATGACTGAGTTCGTCGTTTTTGTCCTGGCGATAGTGTGGGTTGGCTCGTTGGGTCTATTGCT is a window from the Acidimicrobiia bacterium genome containing:
- a CDS encoding type II toxin-antitoxin system PemK/MazF family toxin, coding for MLTSGDIIELDLGAPSGREAGFRHPAVVLTAQRILERQPNVIQVVPLTTTARGFGSEVLIEPDEANGLVRPSSAQCQHIRAVATSRIEGVVGNVGPVALTQIRETVGLILDLPT